A DNA window from Marinitoga sp. 1197 contains the following coding sequences:
- the nadA gene encoding quinolinate synthase NadA, with translation MITETVVEKDFLIKKIKELKKKKDYTILAHNYQIDELQDLADITGDSLQLAKLATEIENDKILFLGVDFMAETLKILNPEKKILVPTTGATCPMANSLTPEIIKEYKKRFSNAPVVLYVNSTAECKALADYTCTSANAVDVVKKIDADTILFGPDKNLGSYVAEKTGKKIIPIPGGTGYCYVHNRFSTEDVKIVKEKYPNAKIIIHPESPKEVRDLCEYIGSTGQMMKFPETDGSNEFIIGTEIGMIHKLQKTFKNKKFYPLKELAICNNMKKNNLKNVYLSLLNEEHEITLPQEIIEKAKIPILNMFKIME, from the coding sequence ATGATAACAGAAACTGTTGTTGAAAAAGATTTTTTAATAAAAAAAATAAAAGAGTTAAAAAAGAAAAAGGATTATACAATATTAGCCCATAATTATCAAATTGATGAATTACAGGATTTAGCAGATATAACAGGGGATTCATTACAACTTGCAAAACTTGCAACAGAAATAGAAAACGATAAAATACTATTTCTTGGTGTGGATTTCATGGCAGAAACATTGAAAATATTAAACCCAGAAAAAAAGATATTAGTTCCAACAACAGGAGCCACATGTCCAATGGCAAATTCTCTAACACCAGAAATAATAAAAGAATATAAAAAAAGATTTTCAAATGCTCCTGTTGTATTATATGTAAACAGCACTGCAGAATGCAAAGCACTTGCTGATTACACATGTACATCAGCCAATGCCGTTGATGTGGTAAAAAAAATAGATGCAGATACAATATTATTTGGTCCAGATAAAAACCTTGGTTCATATGTCGCAGAAAAAACTGGGAAAAAAATTATTCCAATTCCTGGTGGAACGGGATATTGTTATGTACATAATAGATTTTCAACAGAAGATGTAAAAATAGTAAAAGAAAAGTATCCAAACGCAAAAATAATAATACATCCAGAGTCGCCTAAAGAAGTGAGAGATTTATGTGAATATATTGGCAGTACAGGTCAGATGATGAAATTTCCAGAAACAGATGGATCCAATGAGTTTATAATTGGAACAGAAATTGGAATGATTCATAAGTTGCAAAAAACATTTAAAAATAAAAAATTCTATCCATTAAAAGAATTAGCAATATGTAATAATATGAAGAAAAATAATCTGAAAAATGTATATCTTTCTTTATTGAATGAAGAACATGAAATTACCTTACCACAAGAAATTATAGAAAAGGCAAAAATTCCAATTCTAAACATGTTTAAAATAATGGAGTGA
- the nadC gene encoding carboxylating nicotinate-nucleotide diphosphorylase has product MFEYEINLLKEWIERDNQFFDIASYELRRKETKGTIILKNSNVILSGIEIIEKLLKEYKIKTEFYFKDGNFVKSGIIGKISGNAYNILTVERTMLNILSLMSAIATKTNKLVSKINGKTKLAATRKVFPGLGNLEKIAVLHGGGDTHRWSLSESIMIKDNHIKLYDGVENAISAVKKYKSFTKKIEIEVESKDDAFLAIKSGVDIIMLDNFDSKNAKILARELKERYPQIIIEVSGGISEDNYLEYVDDNIDIISMGKLTTEVNYIDFSLEITN; this is encoded by the coding sequence ATGTTTGAATATGAAATAAATCTATTAAAAGAATGGATAGAAAGAGATAATCAATTTTTTGACATTGCTTCATATGAATTAAGAAGAAAAGAAACAAAAGGAACTATAATTTTAAAAAACTCAAATGTTATATTATCTGGAATAGAAATAATAGAAAAGTTATTAAAAGAATATAAAATAAAAACAGAGTTTTATTTTAAAGATGGTAATTTTGTTAAAAGTGGAATTATAGGTAAAATAAGTGGGAATGCTTATAATATTTTAACGGTTGAAAGAACAATGTTAAACATACTTTCTTTAATGAGCGCTATTGCAACAAAAACAAATAAATTAGTTAGTAAGATTAATGGAAAAACAAAACTTGCTGCTACAAGAAAAGTATTTCCAGGACTGGGAAACCTTGAAAAAATTGCTGTGTTACATGGTGGTGGCGATACTCATCGATGGAGTTTATCAGAAAGTATAATGATAAAGGATAACCATATAAAATTATATGATGGTGTGGAAAATGCCATAAGTGCTGTGAAAAAATATAAATCTTTTACAAAAAAAATAGAGATAGAAGTTGAAAGTAAAGATGATGCATTTCTTGCAATAAAATCTGGTGTAGACATTATTATGCTCGATAATTTTGATTCAAAAAATGCAAAAATTCTTGCCCGAGAATTAAAAGAAAGATATCCGCAAATAATTATAGAAGTTTCTGGTGGAATTAGTGAAGATAATTATCTTGAATATGTTGATGATAATATTGACATAATTTCAATGGGAAAATTAACAACAGAAGTAAATTATATTGATTTTTCATTGGAAATAACAAATTGA
- a CDS encoding methyl-accepting chemotaxis protein: MKIKTKISIMVILGIIIFSIIGFFVVKETRGLKLKWEDYVNTVTKRQDLLSDIKEQFGYGGGIHLFKNYVLRGNEKYVTRFFDREEKVMKDFEMYKNIPDITQEEIKYLKIIEETFKLYGENIKLAAELKKQGLSISEIDKKIKIDDGPALNAFDELEKINTQFTKVKTEDFESSILSLEMIIIGISIIIILALILLYIFISKLMNPLYIVRNKLGELSENGGDLVSKLEYSKNDEIGEISKFFNIFIDSFRQSLKNFFNRFRNNITQFNSINLELKNFDDNFEKALNSLKNNIESLNNITNYVEQQNASTYEISDNIQSLANTAVELSGIAHNINEVANNGKVGLDRINKTMGNITENMIPIVNKVKSVAEKAEIINDVVETITNISEQTNLLALNAAIEAARAGEAGKGFAVVADEIRKLAEESRKAAESIRENLGEVMTGVNETSEMVMDMSENIKGVSSVNEETANQLYELIDSVEKISNYSDNLAASAQEQGAAVEELTASSQNITELVNALKEDMEEVIEEQIYIKDRNTELLNTVEKESFELIKTVDIFSSFKLFTKQDLIEELKKAKESHTDWVKRFEKSTNENLRLLSESSSDKCGFGILIRVISQNLPDELKSIWGDILKLHKDLHEYANSFEYKNKEKNIALLDEVKETSQSLKTLLDKAINILNK, encoded by the coding sequence ATGAAAATAAAAACAAAAATATCTATAATGGTAATTTTAGGTATTATTATTTTTTCGATTATTGGATTTTTTGTTGTTAAAGAAACGAGAGGATTAAAACTTAAATGGGAAGATTATGTAAATACAGTAACTAAGAGGCAGGATCTCCTTTCGGATATTAAAGAACAATTTGGATATGGTGGAGGTATACATTTATTCAAAAATTATGTTTTAAGAGGAAATGAAAAATATGTAACAAGATTTTTTGATCGAGAAGAAAAAGTTATGAAAGATTTTGAAATGTATAAAAATATTCCAGATATTACTCAGGAAGAGATAAAATATCTTAAAATAATTGAAGAAACTTTTAAATTATATGGTGAAAATATAAAATTAGCTGCCGAATTGAAAAAACAGGGTCTAAGCATATCAGAAATAGATAAAAAAATAAAAATAGATGATGGTCCGGCTTTAAATGCCTTTGATGAACTAGAAAAAATCAATACACAATTTACAAAAGTAAAAACAGAGGATTTTGAAAGTTCTATATTATCTCTTGAAATGATAATAATTGGAATATCAATAATAATAATTTTAGCATTGATATTACTCTATATATTTATTTCAAAATTAATGAACCCATTGTATATTGTCAGGAATAAATTGGGTGAATTATCGGAAAATGGTGGAGATTTAGTTTCTAAACTTGAGTATTCTAAGAACGATGAGATAGGTGAAATATCAAAATTCTTTAATATATTTATTGATTCATTCAGACAATCATTAAAGAATTTCTTTAATAGATTTAGAAATAATATAACCCAATTTAATTCAATAAACCTTGAATTAAAGAATTTTGATGATAATTTTGAAAAGGCTCTTAATTCTTTAAAAAATAATATAGAGTCTTTAAATAATATAACAAATTATGTTGAACAACAAAATGCAAGTACTTATGAAATATCAGATAATATTCAAAGTTTAGCCAATACAGCTGTGGAATTAAGTGGAATTGCTCATAATATCAATGAAGTTGCTAATAATGGTAAAGTTGGTCTTGATAGGATTAATAAAACTATGGGAAATATTACTGAAAACATGATACCAATTGTTAATAAAGTAAAGTCAGTAGCTGAAAAAGCTGAAATCATAAATGATGTAGTTGAAACTATAACTAATATTTCTGAACAGACAAATCTATTGGCGTTAAATGCTGCAATAGAAGCTGCAAGAGCAGGCGAAGCAGGAAAGGGTTTTGCTGTTGTTGCTGATGAAATTAGAAAGTTAGCAGAGGAAAGTAGAAAAGCTGCTGAAAGTATAAGAGAAAATCTTGGAGAGGTTATGACTGGTGTAAATGAAACATCAGAAATGGTTATGGATATGTCTGAAAATATAAAAGGTGTTTCTTCTGTTAACGAAGAAACAGCGAATCAATTATATGAACTTATAGATTCTGTTGAAAAAATTTCTAATTATTCAGATAATTTAGCTGCAAGTGCTCAAGAGCAGGGAGCAGCAGTTGAGGAATTAACAGCATCATCACAAAATATTACAGAACTTGTAAATGCTTTAAAAGAAGATATGGAAGAAGTAATCGAAGAGCAGATTTATATAAAAGATAGAAATACAGAGTTGCTAAATACAGTAGAAAAAGAATCATTTGAATTAATAAAAACAGTAGATATATTTTCATCATTTAAGTTATTTACAAAACAGGATTTAATAGAAGAATTAAAAAAAGCAAAAGAGTCACATACAGATTGGGTGAAAAGATTTGAGAAATCAACAAATGAAAATTTAAGATTATTATCAGAAAGTAGTTCTGATAAGTGTGGTTTTGGTATTTTAATAAGGGTTATATCTCAAAATCTTCCAGATGAATTAAAATCAATATGGGGAGATATTTTAAAATTGCACAAAGATTTGCATGAATATGCAAATAGTTTTGAGTATAAAAATAAAGAAAAAAATATCGCTTTGCTTGATGAAGTAAAGGAAACATCACAAAGTTTAAAAACACTTCTTGATAAAGCTATCAATATATTGAATAAATAA
- the trmB gene encoding tRNA (guanosine(46)-N7)-methyltransferase TrmB: MHDKIGVLKYFMKPQQYDTYPIKWNEIFGNKRKIYVEIGFGSGEYMTALAKSNPDINFIGFETSLTALYKAQINFHKNNIKNARVIQGDARLLIRELFPSNSISKLIVNFPCPWPKKRHKERRIFITSFINTLADVLKKGGTIELATDVDWYAQEVYENFSNSEFFETQDIIKNFNRPIKTKYELKWDNEGRNKYLLIAKKLKSFKIKRVLEGVSELPHKNIKDIDIEKLKSLKDKTFKDNNITFTVSSVYEDLLNDRFLLRVVSTDDDFMQQYYISIYKKTNDWLVKLDSTTIPYRTPAVKYTVYKIAELIEK, encoded by the coding sequence ATGCATGATAAAATTGGGGTGTTAAAATATTTTATGAAACCCCAGCAATATGATACATATCCTATAAAATGGAACGAAATATTTGGAAATAAAAGAAAAATATATGTTGAAATAGGATTTGGCAGTGGAGAATATATGACTGCACTTGCAAAATCTAATCCGGACATTAACTTTATTGGATTTGAAACCTCTTTGACAGCTTTGTACAAAGCACAAATTAATTTCCACAAAAATAATATTAAAAATGCTCGTGTTATTCAGGGAGATGCTCGTCTTTTAATAAGAGAATTATTTCCATCTAATTCAATTTCAAAATTAATAGTGAATTTTCCCTGTCCATGGCCGAAAAAACGACATAAAGAAAGAAGAATTTTTATTACATCGTTTATTAATACTCTTGCTGATGTTTTAAAAAAAGGCGGAACAATAGAATTAGCAACTGATGTAGATTGGTATGCTCAAGAAGTTTATGAGAATTTCAGTAATTCTGAATTTTTTGAAACGCAGGATATTATCAAAAATTTTAATAGACCTATAAAAACAAAATATGAGTTAAAATGGGATAATGAAGGGAGAAATAAATATTTATTAATTGCAAAAAAATTAAAAAGTTTTAAAATCAAAAGAGTTCTGGAGGGAGTGAGCGAATTGCCTCATAAAAATATAAAGGATATTGATATAGAAAAATTAAAAAGTTTAAAAGATAAAACATTCAAAGATAACAACATAACCTTTACAGTAAGCTCTGTATATGAGGATTTATTAAATGATAGATTCTTACTCAGGGTTGTTTCTACTGATGATGACTTCATGCAACAATATTATATATCAATATATAAAAAAACAAATGATTGGCTTGTTAAATTAGATTCAACAACAATTCCATACAGAACCCCTGCTGTAAAATACACTGTTTATAAAATTGCAGAATTAATTGAAAAATAA
- a CDS encoding diguanylate cyclase, with amino-acid sequence MKTKTFNLIIVLLLILGLLIISVNSLFQMNNDKKLLNNMKNSISLIKNISSAVFHLQNERGLVNMYVNGEKSVYDELVKERNLFNKYLENIKNLNLEDFYYKKLEDIEKKLNLLRKNIGKDNNIDIFINYTTIINDLLDFYNYSIKQKTVSETGKWLSSIYFLERIKEYSGEFRGIFSAIIYKKMKISEKEYYLLDRSFYSLNEFPKFKGLSFTKDTYEKLNKFYTFEGYKNLWNYYELFEKKSPKLYELNSKDVFKNLSMLVNYFQNIINYELSSLDSNISSILKEKITFLFIDTFTLFFSIIMAIFIIINYYKLIKVKDELGKNLSLFQTIFENSPVGIIIFNTNLKVIMANPSSLNVLNLKKNDIIEFDLSTLSNKIIKDNIFNVLKDKISYYEGEYTSYISGKKIILRAKFAPLKKDNYIIGGIIIMEDYTERNNLEKKLKHLATHDILTELPNRTLFFENVKNILAIAKRNNLKYALMFIDIDNFKKVNDNFGHDKGDEILIEFSNILRNSLRNSDLISRFGGDEFVVLVQYKELKDIHTITKKMSEKIYRKFSTNKCSFSISLSIGVSLFPEHSENIDTLIKYADMAMYKAKKIKNTVIIYKKPH; translated from the coding sequence ATGAAAACAAAAACTTTTAATCTTATCATTGTGTTATTACTTATACTTGGATTACTAATTATTTCCGTAAACTCATTATTTCAGATGAATAATGATAAAAAATTGCTCAATAATATGAAAAACTCAATATCTCTAATAAAAAATATATCTTCAGCTGTCTTTCATCTTCAGAATGAAAGAGGACTTGTTAATATGTATGTAAATGGTGAAAAAAGCGTTTACGATGAATTGGTAAAAGAAAGAAATCTATTTAATAAATATCTTGAAAATATTAAAAATTTAAACCTCGAAGATTTTTATTATAAAAAATTGGAGGATATTGAAAAAAAACTCAATTTATTGCGAAAAAATATAGGAAAAGATAATAATATAGATATTTTTATAAATTACACAACAATAATAAATGATCTCCTTGATTTTTATAATTATTCCATAAAGCAAAAAACTGTTTCAGAAACAGGAAAATGGTTGTCTTCCATATACTTTCTCGAAAGGATTAAGGAATATTCTGGTGAATTTCGAGGTATATTTTCCGCTATTATATATAAAAAAATGAAAATAAGTGAAAAAGAATATTATTTACTTGATAGAAGTTTTTATTCACTTAATGAATTTCCGAAATTTAAGGGTTTATCATTTACAAAAGACACATATGAAAAATTAAATAAATTTTATACCTTTGAAGGTTATAAAAATTTATGGAATTATTATGAACTTTTTGAGAAAAAATCTCCAAAACTATATGAATTAAATTCAAAAGATGTTTTTAAAAATCTAAGCATGCTTGTAAATTATTTTCAAAACATAATAAATTATGAACTATCAAGTCTGGATTCAAATATATCTTCTATTTTAAAGGAAAAAATAACTTTTTTATTTATTGATACTTTTACGCTATTTTTTAGTATTATTATGGCTATATTTATTATTATTAATTATTATAAACTAATAAAGGTTAAAGATGAACTTGGTAAAAATCTGAGTTTATTTCAAACAATATTTGAAAACTCTCCTGTTGGAATAATAATTTTTAATACTAATTTAAAAGTAATTATGGCAAATCCAAGTTCGTTAAATGTCTTAAATTTGAAAAAAAATGATATTATTGAATTTGATTTATCCACACTATCAAATAAAATTATAAAAGATAATATTTTTAATGTTTTAAAAGATAAAATTTCTTATTATGAAGGAGAATATACATCTTACATTTCTGGAAAAAAAATCATTTTACGGGCTAAATTTGCCCCTTTAAAAAAAGATAATTATATTATTGGAGGTATAATTATTATGGAAGATTATACCGAAAGAAATAATCTTGAGAAAAAACTTAAACATCTGGCTACTCATGATATATTAACGGAACTGCCTAATAGAACTCTATTCTTTGAAAATGTTAAAAACATACTTGCAATTGCAAAAAGAAATAATTTAAAATATGCTTTAATGTTTATTGATATTGATAATTTTAAAAAAGTGAACGACAATTTTGGACATGATAAAGGAGATGAAATTTTAATAGAATTTTCAAATATTCTAAGAAATTCTTTAAGGAATTCTGATCTTATTTCAAGATTTGGTGGAGATGAATTTGTTGTATTAGTCCAATATAAAGAATTAAAAGATATACATACAATAACAAAAAAAATGTCAGAAAAAATATACAGGAAATTTAGTACAAATAAATGTTCTTTTTCTATTTCATTAAGTATTGGTGTTTCATTATTTCCTGAACACTCTGAAAATATAGATACATTAATAAAATATGCTGATATGGCAATGTATAAAGCTAAAAAAATTAAAAATACAGTTATTATATACAAAAAACCCCACTAA
- a CDS encoding MFS transporter — MKNTLKYILALPFLQVFVQVGIASSFPQLTEIFGSTLLASTYIGITPLISIIFGSFWGKILERKGESKTFLYSMALWTTALYLSGLSLKLPVLAIIFRAIQGVADSALFSNALTIITKSNFSAKEQSKYFGLVEFLASFGAVMGPLVIGTGFIYMSHYILMTVGVILFIATLFVYKQLPVIDIHPEKVKKQVAKFSPRIFLAAFFGILTLAVIVGFQATMPFFIEKYINNPIFGKIYISIFALSLMLGNLFKHKISGVRIWIPLATFSTLIFAMFANSISMFLFLFLIIISGLFLGLSLTMSSEYASYLSVGFEEKGMAVFSAFRISGNFFGPYLSIFYSMGGMNFFILILSMISLVSTAFLFNYKKNFDEVKEI; from the coding sequence TTGAAAAACACATTGAAATATATTCTCGCATTACCATTTTTACAGGTATTTGTTCAGGTGGGAATAGCGTCATCTTTTCCACAATTAACTGAAATTTTTGGTTCAACATTGTTAGCAAGTACATATATAGGAATAACTCCTTTAATATCCATTATTTTTGGTTCTTTTTGGGGAAAGATATTAGAGAGAAAAGGTGAAAGTAAAACATTTTTATATTCAATGGCATTATGGACTACAGCATTATATTTATCTGGATTATCTTTAAAATTACCAGTATTGGCAATAATATTTCGTGCAATCCAGGGAGTAGCTGATTCTGCACTATTTTCTAATGCATTAACAATAATAACAAAATCAAATTTTTCTGCAAAAGAACAGTCAAAATATTTTGGTTTAGTTGAATTTTTGGCAAGTTTCGGAGCAGTTATGGGTCCTCTTGTAATAGGTACGGGTTTTATTTATATGTCACATTATATTTTGATGACAGTTGGTGTAATATTATTTATAGCTACGTTGTTTGTTTATAAACAGTTGCCTGTTATAGATATTCATCCTGAAAAAGTAAAAAAACAGGTAGCAAAATTTTCGCCAAGAATATTTTTAGCTGCTTTTTTTGGTATTTTAACATTAGCAGTTATAGTTGGATTTCAGGCTACAATGCCATTTTTTATAGAAAAGTATATTAATAATCCAATATTTGGAAAAATATATATATCAATATTTGCATTATCTTTAATGTTAGGAAATTTATTTAAACATAAAATAAGTGGAGTGAGAATCTGGATACCTCTTGCTACATTTTCAACTTTAATATTTGCGATGTTTGCTAATTCAATATCGATGTTTTTATTCCTATTTTTGATAATTATATCAGGATTATTCCTTGGTCTATCTTTAACAATGAGTAGTGAATATGCGTCATATCTATCTGTTGGTTTTGAAGAAAAAGGAATGGCAGTATTTTCAGCTTTTAGGATAAGTGGAAACTTTTTTGGGCCATATCTGTCTATTTTTTATTCAATGGGTGGTATGAATTTCTTTATATTAATATTATCTATGATTAGTTTAGTATCAACGGCATTCTTATTTAATTATAAAAAAAATTTTGATGAAGTAAAAGAAATATAA